A section of the Tenrec ecaudatus isolate mTenEca1 chromosome 10, mTenEca1.hap1, whole genome shotgun sequence genome encodes:
- the PGAP4 gene encoding GPI-N-acetylgalactosamine transferase PGAP4, producing MGTSASPAAMLLRRLRRLSWGSTAVQLFILTVVTFGLLAPLACQRLLHSYFYLRHWHLNQMSQEFLQQSLKEGEAALHYFEELPSANGSVPIVWQATPRPWLVITVITVDRQPGFHYVLQVVSHFHRLLQQCGPQCAGYQLFLCNVERSVSHVDAKLLSKYVPVANRYEGTEDDYGDDPSTNSFEKEKQDYAYCLESSLQTYNPDYVLMVEDDAVPEEQIFPVLEHLLRARFSEPHLRDALYLKLYHPERLQRYINPEPMRLLEWAGVGMVLGPCLSWLYTRFTSRPAFSWPVMLFFSLYSMGLVELVGRHYFLELRRLSPSLYNVVPASECCTPAMLFPAPAARRTLTYLSQVYCHQGFGKDTALYSLLRAKGERAYVVEPNLVKHIGLFSSLRYNFHPRLL from the coding sequence ATGGGCACATCAGCCTCTCCAGCTGCCATGCTCCTCCGGAGACTAAGGCGACTCTCCTGGGGCAGCACCGCCGTCCAGCTCTTTATCCTAACAGTGGTGACGTTTGGCCTGCTGGCCCCTCTGGCCTGTCAACGGCTTCTGCACTCTTACTTTTATTTGCGCCACTGGCACCTGAACCAAATGAGCCAGGAGTTCCTGCAGCAGAGCCTGAAGGAGGGCGAGGCCGCGCTGCACTACTTCGAGGAGCTGCCCTCGGCCAATGGCTCGGTGCCCATCGTGTGGCAGGCCACGCCCCGGCCCTGGCTGGTGATTACCGTCATCACCGTGGACCGGCAGCCCGGCTTCCACTACGTGTTGCAGGTGGTGTCGCACTTCCACCGGCTGCTGCAGCAGTGCGGGCCCCAGTGCGCGGGCTACCAGCTCTTCTTGTGCAACGTGGAGCGCAGCGTGAGCCACGTCGACGCCAAGCTGCTGTCCAAGTACGTCCCCGTGGCCAACCGCTACGAGGGCACCGAGGACGACTACGGCGACGACCCTTCCACCAACTCCTTTGAGAAGGAGAAGCAGGACTATGCCTACTGCCTGGAGTCCTCCCTGCAGACGTACAACCCGGACTACGTCCTGATGGTGGAAGACGACGCCGTGCCCGAAGAGCAGATCTTCCCGGTCCTGGAGCACCTGCTGCGGGCTCGCTTCTCCGAGCCCCACCTCCGCGATGCCCTCTATCTCAAGCTCTATCACCCCGAGAGGCTCCAGCGCTACATCAACCCCGAGCCCATGCGCCTCCTGGAGTGGGCCGGCGTGGGCATGGTGCTGGGGCCCTGCCTGAGCTGGCTGTACACGCGGTTCACCAGCCGGCCGGCCTTCAGCTGGCCTGTGATGCTCTTCTTCTCCCTGTACAGCATGGGTCTGGTGGAACTCGTGGGGCGGCACTACTTCCTCGAGCTGCGCCGGCTCAGCCCTTCCTTGTACAACGTGGTCCCTGCCTCGGAGTGCTGCACCCCCGCCATGCTCTTCCCGGCCCCGGCCGCCCGCCGGACCCTCACCTACCTGTCCCAGGTgtactgccaccagggcttcggcAAGGACACGGCGCTGTACTCGCTGTTGAGGGCCAAGGGGGAGCGGGCCTACGTGGTGGAGCCCAACCTGGTGAAGCACATCGGCCTCTTCTCCAGCCTCCGGTACAACTTCCACCCGCGCCTGCTCTAG